A DNA window from Methylobacterium sp. NMS14P contains the following coding sequences:
- the ispG gene encoding flavodoxin-dependent (E)-4-hydroxy-3-methylbut-2-enyl-diphosphate synthase, producing the protein MEVMEATRSEIPADNPLAGGGPEIAGPAPRHRTVGVTVGEGDGAVTVGGGAPIVVQSMTNTDTADIDATVAQVAQLARVGSELVRITVDRDEAAAAVPKIRERLDRIGVHVPLVGDFHYIGHKLLADHPACAEALAKYRINPGNVGFKDKKDTQFSSIIEQAIKHNKTVRIGANWGSLDGELLTHLMDENAKLPRPIDARAVMREAMVRSAIGSADRAVELGLPQNKIILSAKVSAVQDLIAVYREVARRSDYAIHLGLTEAGMGSKGLVAASAAIGVLLQEGIGDTIRYSLTPEPGGDRSVEVKASQELLQTMGFRTFVPMVAACPGCGRTTSTTFQELARDIQNWIVTSMPEWKKTYPGVEGLNVAVMGCIVNGPGESKHADIGISLPGTGETPTAPVFIDGKKAMTLRGPTLAKDFETVVINYIERRFGQQGGTRTAAE; encoded by the coding sequence ATGGAAGTCATGGAAGCCACCCGTTCCGAAATCCCCGCCGACAACCCGCTGGCCGGCGGCGGCCCGGAGATCGCCGGCCCCGCCCCGCGCCACCGCACCGTCGGCGTCACGGTCGGCGAGGGTGACGGCGCGGTCACGGTCGGCGGCGGTGCCCCGATCGTCGTCCAGTCGATGACCAACACCGACACGGCCGACATCGACGCCACCGTGGCGCAGGTCGCCCAGCTCGCCCGGGTCGGCTCGGAACTCGTGCGCATCACCGTCGACCGCGACGAGGCGGCCGCCGCCGTGCCGAAGATCCGCGAGCGCCTCGACCGGATCGGCGTCCACGTCCCGCTGGTGGGCGACTTCCACTACATCGGCCACAAGCTGCTCGCCGACCACCCGGCCTGCGCCGAGGCTCTGGCCAAGTACCGGATCAACCCCGGGAACGTCGGCTTCAAGGACAAGAAGGACACGCAGTTCTCGTCGATCATCGAGCAGGCGATCAAGCACAACAAGACCGTGCGGATCGGCGCCAACTGGGGCTCCCTCGACGGCGAGCTGCTCACCCACCTGATGGACGAGAACGCCAAGCTGCCGCGGCCGATCGATGCCCGCGCGGTCATGCGCGAGGCGATGGTCCGCTCGGCGATCGGCTCGGCCGACCGGGCCGTGGAACTCGGCCTGCCGCAGAACAAGATCATCCTCTCGGCCAAGGTCTCGGCGGTGCAGGACCTGATCGCGGTCTACCGCGAGGTCGCGCGCCGCTCGGACTACGCGATCCATCTCGGCCTGACCGAGGCCGGCATGGGCTCGAAGGGCCTCGTCGCCGCCTCGGCCGCCATCGGCGTGCTCCTCCAGGAGGGGATCGGCGACACGATCCGCTACTCCCTGACCCCCGAGCCGGGCGGCGACCGGTCCGTCGAGGTCAAGGCGAGCCAGGAACTCCTCCAGACGATGGGGTTCCGCACCTTCGTGCCGATGGTGGCGGCCTGCCCGGGCTGTGGCCGCACGACCTCGACGACCTTCCAGGAGCTGGCCCGCGACATCCAGAACTGGATCGTCACCTCGATGCCGGAGTGGAAGAAGACCTATCCGGGCGTCGAGGGGCTGAACGTCGCCGTGATGGGCTGCATCGTGAACGGCCCGGGCGAATCGAAGCACGCCGACATCGGCATCTCGCTGCCCGGGACCGGCGAGACCCCGACCGCGCCGGTCTTCATCGACGGCAAGAAGGCGATGACGCTCCGCGGCCCGACACTGGCCAAGGACTTCGAGACGGTCGTGATCAACTACATCGAGCGCCGATTCGGCCAGCAGGGCGGGACCCGCACCGCCGCCGAGTGA
- a CDS encoding potassium transporter Kup → MSHTFAPGVAAQPAPAAPDAARAAAQAADETGAPAPTHGPATSGTLDAPEKAETQHGHAGFWTLLVGSVGVVYGDIGTSPLYAFREALVPARTDGILLPEEVIGTVSLILWALFMIVTIKYVAILLRMDNNGEGGILSLMALARKALGGSRIVFMLGLLGASLFYGDAVITPAISVLSAVEGLKLVTPALDDYVLPITVVIIVALFLVQNRGTAKVAAFFGPMTIVWFLAMALAALPHIALHPEVFRAVNPAHAVVYLLGHGTGALVALGAVFLAVTGAEALFADLGHFGRKPIQVAWVCLVFPALALNYLGQAALVLEKPDTADPFFQLVPAWGLLPMVVLATLATVVASQAVITGAFSLSRQAIQLGLLPRLEIRHTSESHAGQIYLPQINSLLMIGVVLLAVLFKTSSSLASAYGIAVTGTMLLTASMTFLVIWRMWGWSPLAAAAVMLPFIVLEFLFLLSNLIKVVEGGYVPLLLAGGLVILMWTWVRGVTILFNKTRKTDVPLVELVGMLEKSPPHHVRGTAVFLTSDPEIAPAALLHNLKHNKVLHEKNVILTVETVDTPRSNEADKVRIEPVGPHFYRVVMKFGYMETPNIPKTLVLLRRQGFKFDIMATSFFLSRRSIRPAAHSGMPLWQDRIFITLAKNANDATDFFQIPTGRVVEVGTQVTV, encoded by the coding sequence ATGAGCCACACCTTCGCACCCGGCGTAGCCGCCCAGCCCGCGCCCGCAGCCCCCGACGCCGCGCGCGCGGCCGCCCAGGCGGCGGACGAGACCGGCGCTCCGGCGCCGACGCACGGGCCCGCTACCTCCGGCACCCTCGATGCCCCCGAGAAGGCCGAGACCCAGCACGGCCATGCCGGGTTCTGGACGCTGCTGGTCGGCTCCGTGGGCGTCGTCTACGGCGATATCGGCACGAGCCCGCTCTACGCGTTCCGCGAGGCGCTGGTCCCGGCCCGGACCGACGGCATCCTGCTGCCCGAGGAGGTGATCGGCACCGTCTCGCTGATCCTCTGGGCCCTCTTCATGATCGTGACGATCAAGTACGTCGCGATCCTGCTGCGCATGGACAACAACGGCGAGGGCGGCATCCTCTCGCTGATGGCGCTGGCCCGGAAGGCGCTCGGCGGCTCGCGCATCGTGTTCATGCTGGGGCTGCTGGGCGCCTCGCTGTTCTACGGCGACGCGGTGATCACCCCGGCGATCTCGGTCCTCTCGGCGGTGGAGGGCCTGAAGCTCGTCACGCCCGCCCTCGACGACTACGTCCTGCCGATCACCGTGGTGATCATCGTCGCGCTGTTCCTCGTGCAGAACCGCGGCACCGCCAAGGTCGCGGCCTTCTTCGGGCCGATGACCATCGTGTGGTTCCTCGCCATGGCGCTCGCGGCCCTGCCGCACATCGCCCTCCATCCGGAGGTCTTCCGCGCGGTCAACCCCGCGCACGCCGTGGTCTACCTGCTCGGCCACGGCACCGGGGCGCTGGTGGCGCTGGGCGCCGTGTTCCTGGCGGTGACCGGCGCCGAGGCCCTGTTCGCCGATCTCGGGCATTTCGGCCGCAAGCCGATCCAGGTGGCGTGGGTCTGCCTCGTCTTCCCGGCGCTCGCCCTGAACTATCTGGGCCAGGCGGCCCTGGTGCTGGAGAAGCCCGACACCGCCGACCCGTTCTTCCAGCTGGTGCCGGCCTGGGGCCTGCTGCCGATGGTGGTGCTGGCCACGCTCGCCACCGTGGTGGCGAGCCAGGCGGTGATCACCGGCGCGTTCTCCCTGTCCCGGCAGGCGATCCAGCTCGGCCTGCTGCCGCGGCTGGAGATCCGCCACACCTCCGAGTCGCATGCCGGTCAGATCTACCTGCCGCAGATCAACTCGCTGCTGATGATCGGCGTCGTGCTGCTGGCGGTGCTGTTCAAGACCTCGTCGTCGCTGGCCTCGGCCTACGGCATCGCGGTGACCGGCACGATGCTGCTCACCGCCTCCATGACCTTTCTGGTGATCTGGCGGATGTGGGGCTGGTCGCCGCTGGCGGCGGCCGCCGTGATGCTGCCCTTCATCGTCCTCGAGTTCCTGTTCCTGCTCTCCAACCTGATCAAGGTCGTGGAGGGGGGCTACGTGCCGCTCCTGCTGGCGGGCGGCCTCGTCATCCTGATGTGGACCTGGGTGCGCGGGGTGACGATCCTGTTCAACAAGACCCGCAAGACCGACGTGCCGCTGGTCGAGCTGGTCGGCATGCTGGAGAAGAGCCCGCCCCACCACGTGCGCGGCACCGCGGTGTTCCTGACGAGCGACCCGGAGATCGCCCCGGCGGCGCTCCTGCACAACCTCAAGCACAACAAGGTGCTGCACGAGAAGAACGTGATCCTCACCGTCGAGACGGTGGACACGCCGCGCTCGAACGAGGCCGACAAGGTGCGGATCGAGCCGGTGGGTCCGCACTTCTACCGGGTCGTGATGAAGTTCGGCTACATGGAGACGCCGAACATCCCGAAGACCCTGGTGCTGCTGCGCCGCCAGGGCTTCAAGTTCGACATCATGGCGACATCGTTCTTCCTGTCGCGCCGCTCGATCCGGCCGGCGGCGCATTCCGGCATGCCGCTCTGGCAGGACCGGATCTTCATCACGCTGGCCAAGAACGCCAACGACGCCACGGACTTCTTCCAGATCCCGACCGGGCGTGTGGTGGAGGTCGGGACGCAGGTGACGGTCTGA
- a CDS encoding DUF6968 family protein: MSLSRSGSAPEHADGHWICRDTIDRPERPRDRFGAGADALQALHLAMQRIGIDLCGGAAHKAGVLIWEKPGDGYGFPIPKDGRGLLVGADRTFEG; this comes from the coding sequence ATGTCCCTGTCCCGGTCCGGCTCCGCGCCGGAACACGCGGACGGGCACTGGATCTGCCGCGACACCATCGATCGGCCCGAGCGGCCGCGGGACCGTTTCGGAGCCGGCGCCGACGCGCTGCAGGCGCTCCATCTGGCGATGCAGAGGATCGGCATCGATCTCTGCGGCGGCGCGGCCCATAAGGCCGGCGTCCTGATATGGGAGAAACCCGGTGACGGGTACGGCTTCCCTATACCGAAGGATGGCCGCGGTCTCTTGGTCGGCGCCGACAGGACCTTCGAGGGGTGA
- a CDS encoding (2Fe-2S)-binding protein — MIKLTVNGAARSFDGDPDMPLLWYLRDELGLTGTKFGCGVSLCGACTIHLGGAATRACITPVSAAAGQEVVTIEGLSPDGNHPVQVAWRDQNVAQCGFCQCGQIMQAAALLKDTPKPTDDDIDTTMSGNICRCGTYPRIRTAIHQAAGQTAPASKGERL, encoded by the coding sequence ATGATCAAACTCACCGTGAACGGGGCTGCGCGCAGCTTCGACGGCGACCCCGACATGCCGCTGCTGTGGTACCTGCGGGACGAGCTCGGGCTCACCGGCACCAAGTTCGGCTGCGGCGTCTCCCTCTGCGGGGCCTGCACCATCCATCTCGGCGGCGCGGCGACCCGCGCCTGCATCACGCCGGTGTCGGCGGCCGCGGGCCAGGAGGTCGTCACCATCGAGGGGCTGTCGCCGGACGGCAACCACCCCGTGCAGGTGGCGTGGCGCGACCAGAACGTCGCCCAGTGCGGCTTCTGCCAGTGCGGCCAGATCATGCAGGCGGCCGCACTCCTCAAGGACACGCCGAAGCCCACCGACGACGACATCGACACCACGATGAGCGGCAACATCTGCCGCTGCGGCACCTACCCGCGCATCCGCACCGCGATCCATCAGGCCGCCGGCCAGACGGCGCCCGCCAGCAAGGGAGAGCGCCTGTGA
- a CDS encoding xanthine dehydrogenase family protein molybdopterin-binding subunit: protein MIHDAKLSAERTAGTTPALDNVSRRGILGGAGALVLALSLRPARADETQTKEQKEQKFGADGMPHGWRDDPKIFVAIAPDGTVTVTNHRSDMGQGIRTSVAFTVADELEADWSKVKVVQAWGDETRFGNQDTDGSRSTRHFFQHFRHAGAAARLMLIQAAAKQWGVPASEVTAVNHTLTHAKSGRTLGYGAVAKAAAELPVPTDVKLKDPKDFRYIGTGKVGLIDNFDITTGKAIYGLDTKLDGMLYAVVARPAVYGGKVKSFDDGEAKKVPGVVKIFKIDGGEIPSEFMPLGGVAVVAKNTWSAMKARDALKITWDDGPNAGYDTDAFRKELEAAARKPGKVVRTQGDVDGAMAKAKTKVQAEYFVPHLAQAPMEPPAAVARVKDGFCEAWACVQGPQAANDRLMKALKLPDDKVKVNVTLLGGGFGRKSKPDYVVEAALCSQAVGGAPVKLAWTREDDLHHGFYHTISVEHLEAGLDEKGMPVAWLHRSVAPTIGSIFAPDPKHELPFELGMGLVNTPLNIPNMRLENPEAAAHVRVGWFRSVSNIPHAFAIQSFVSELAHAAGREPKEYLLELIGPDRKISPTEIGDVWNYGEDPKRYPIETGRLRGVIEAAAKGAGWGRQMPKGSGLGVAGHYSFVTYTAVAAEVEVDDKGQVTVKAIDIAVDCGPQVNPERIRSQMEGAVVMGMGLALTSEITFKQGRAVQNNFDGYEVLRIDAAPKAVRVHLVPTGNWDGPLGGVGEPGVPPVAPAIANAIFAATGRRVRQLPIRDQLSA from the coding sequence GTGATCCACGACGCCAAGCTGAGCGCCGAGCGCACCGCCGGCACCACGCCGGCCCTCGACAACGTCAGCCGCCGCGGCATCCTCGGCGGCGCCGGCGCGCTGGTTCTGGCGCTCTCGCTGCGCCCCGCCCGGGCCGACGAGACCCAGACCAAGGAGCAGAAGGAGCAGAAGTTCGGCGCCGACGGCATGCCGCACGGCTGGCGCGACGATCCGAAGATCTTCGTCGCCATCGCGCCGGACGGCACCGTCACGGTGACCAACCACCGCTCCGACATGGGCCAGGGCATCCGCACCTCGGTGGCCTTCACGGTCGCCGACGAGCTGGAGGCCGACTGGTCGAAGGTGAAGGTCGTCCAGGCCTGGGGCGACGAGACCCGCTTCGGCAACCAGGACACCGACGGCTCGCGCTCGACCCGCCACTTCTTCCAGCACTTCCGCCACGCCGGCGCCGCCGCGCGGCTGATGCTGATCCAGGCGGCGGCCAAGCAGTGGGGCGTGCCGGCCTCCGAGGTGACGGCCGTCAACCACACGCTGACCCACGCTAAGTCGGGTCGCACCCTCGGCTACGGCGCGGTCGCCAAGGCCGCCGCCGAGCTGCCGGTTCCGACCGACGTCAAGCTGAAGGACCCCAAGGACTTCCGCTACATCGGCACCGGCAAGGTCGGGCTGATCGACAACTTCGACATCACCACCGGCAAGGCGATCTACGGCCTCGACACCAAGCTCGACGGGATGCTGTACGCGGTCGTCGCGCGCCCGGCCGTCTACGGCGGCAAGGTGAAGTCCTTCGACGACGGCGAGGCCAAGAAGGTCCCGGGCGTCGTGAAGATCTTCAAGATCGACGGCGGCGAGATCCCGTCCGAGTTCATGCCGCTCGGCGGCGTGGCGGTGGTCGCCAAGAACACGTGGTCGGCCATGAAGGCCCGCGACGCCCTCAAGATCACCTGGGACGACGGCCCGAACGCCGGCTACGACACCGACGCGTTCCGCAAGGAGCTGGAGGCCGCCGCCCGCAAGCCCGGCAAGGTCGTGCGCACGCAGGGCGACGTCGACGGCGCCATGGCGAAGGCCAAGACCAAGGTTCAGGCCGAGTACTTCGTGCCCCACCTCGCCCAGGCGCCGATGGAGCCCCCGGCGGCCGTGGCCCGCGTGAAGGACGGGTTCTGCGAGGCCTGGGCCTGCGTGCAGGGTCCGCAGGCGGCCAACGACCGCCTGATGAAGGCGCTCAAGCTGCCCGACGACAAGGTCAAGGTGAACGTGACGCTGCTCGGCGGCGGGTTCGGGCGCAAGTCCAAGCCCGACTACGTGGTCGAGGCGGCGCTCTGCTCGCAGGCCGTCGGCGGCGCGCCGGTGAAGCTCGCCTGGACCCGCGAGGACGACCTCCACCACGGCTTCTACCACACGATCTCGGTGGAGCACCTGGAGGCCGGCCTCGACGAGAAGGGCATGCCGGTGGCGTGGCTGCACCGCTCGGTGGCGCCGACGATCGGCTCGATCTTCGCGCCCGACCCGAAGCACGAGCTGCCGTTCGAGCTCGGGATGGGGCTGGTCAACACGCCGCTCAACATCCCGAACATGCGGCTGGAGAACCCCGAGGCCGCCGCGCATGTCCGCGTCGGCTGGTTCCGCTCGGTGTCGAACATCCCGCACGCCTTCGCGATCCAGTCCTTCGTGTCGGAACTGGCGCACGCCGCCGGCCGCGAGCCGAAGGAGTACCTGCTCGAACTCATCGGACCCGATCGCAAGATCAGCCCGACCGAGATCGGCGACGTCTGGAACTACGGCGAGGATCCCAAGCGCTACCCGATCGAGACCGGGCGCCTGCGCGGCGTGATCGAGGCGGCCGCCAAGGGCGCGGGCTGGGGACGGCAGATGCCCAAGGGCAGCGGCCTCGGCGTCGCCGGCCACTACAGCTTCGTCACCTACACGGCGGTGGCGGCCGAGGTGGAGGTCGACGACAAGGGTCAGGTGACGGTGAAGGCGATCGACATCGCGGTCGATTGCGGGCCGCAGGTGAACCCGGAGCGCATCCGCTCGCAGATGGAGGGCGCTGTGGTCATGGGGATGGGGCTCGCCCTCACCTCCGAGATCACCTTCAAGCAGGGACGGGCGGTGCAGAACAACTTCGACGGCTACGAGGTCCTCCGGATCGACGCCGCCCCGAAGGCGGTTCGCGTGCACCTCGTGCCGACCGGAAACTGGGACGGCCCGCTCGGCGGCGTCGGCGAGCCCGGCGTGCCGCCGGTGGCGCCGGCCATCGCCAACGCGATCTTCGCGGCCACGGGCCGGCGGGTGCGGCAGCTGCCGATCCGCGATCAGCTGAGCGCCTGA